One segment of Brassica napus cultivar Da-Ae chromosome C3, Da-Ae, whole genome shotgun sequence DNA contains the following:
- the LOC125584016 gene encoding endoglucanase 16-like produces MGSHGDKGRRNVVIRAILLGLISIVCVNGTIINYKEALTKSLIFLEAQRSGKLPPNNRVPWRGDSALDDGKLANVDLAGGYYDAGDNVKYGLPMAFTITTLAWSTINYEKELHAAGELENTRAAIRWGTDYLLKCASRENHLYVQVGDPNADHKCWARPENMQTPRTVLEISDKDPGTEIAAETAAALAASSIVFRHIDHMYSRQLLNKAKLLFKLAKSHKGTYDGACPFYCSNSGYNDELLWAATWLYKATRIEVYLSYLKFEAISAYVAEFSWDLKYAGAQILILEMIFEGAKGLDL; encoded by the exons ATGGGTAGTCATGGGGATAAAGGAAGAAGAAATGTTGTGATTAGGGCTATATTGTTGGGTCTCATAAGCATTGTATGTGTGAATGGTACTATCATTAATTACAAGGAAGCCTTAACCAAATCCCTAATCTTCTTGGAGGCTCAAAGATCAGGCAAACTTCCTCCTAACAATAGGGTTCCGTGGAGAGGTGATTCGGCTCTTGATGATGGCAAACTCGCAAAT GTAGATTTGGCGGGAGGGTACTATGACGCAGGAGACAATGTGAAATATGGTCTTCCAATGGCGTTCACGATAACAACGCTGGCTTGGTCCACCATTAACTATGAAAAAGAACTCCATGCCGCTGGAGAGCTCGAAAACACTCGTGCAGCAATCCGTTGGGGAACGGATTATTTACTCAAATGTGCTTCTCGCGAGAACCACCTCTATGTTCAG GTTGGTGATCCGAACGCGGATCACAAGTGTTGGGCGAGGCCTGAGAACATGCAAACGCCAAGGACGGTGTTGGAGATAAGTGATAAAGATCCTGGCACAGAAATCGCGGCCGAAACTGCCGCTGCACTGGCTGCTTCCTCCATCGTTTTCCGCCACATAGACCACATGTACTCCCGCCAGCTCCTCAACAAAGCCAAATTG CTCTTCAAGCTAGCCAAGAGCCACAAGGGTACATACGATGGAGCATGCCCTTTCTACTGTTCTAACTCTGGTTACAAC GACGAGTTACTATGGGCGGCAACATGGTTATACAAAGCAACAAGGATTGAGGTGTACCTTAGCTATCTCAAATTTGAAGCCATAAGTGCTTACGTCGCTGAGTTTAGCTGGGATCTCAAATACGCCGGTGCGCAGATCCTCATTCTTGAG atGATATTCGAAGGCGCAAAAGGACTTGATCTATAA